CCCTTGGCCGTCATCCCCTCGTTGCCGGTGACCAGATAGGCCGGGCACACCGCCATGCAGTTGCCGCACTTGGCGCAGGCGTGCATGCTGAGTTCGTAGTCCAGGCTGTCTATCTTCCTGTCCTTCCCCAGGAACGTGGTGGCGGCCTTGCCGATCACGGGCGCCGTGAGCACCAGCAGCCGCATGGCGGGGCCGTAGACGGCGGGGCGGAAGACAAGCGACGATACACCCCTTGCGCCGACCCCGAAGAACTTGCCCGGGTTCAGGATATTGTTCGGGTCCGCCTTGGCTTTGAAGGCCTTCAGCTCGTCCAGTTTGTCGCCGATGTAAAGGTGCTTGATGAAGGCCGCGTTCCACAGGCCCAGCCCGTAGGGCTCCGCGCCCAGCGAGACCGCGACGCTGGTGAGTATGGATACCAGCGGCAGGTTGATATAGTATTTCTTCTTCCGGGAGTCGCACAGGAAGGTAGCCATGACCAGCACCTTCCGGGCGTCGATGATATAGGAGTCTATGCATATCTCCACGCCGAAATGGCCGCCTATCTTCTTGGCCCTCTTGATGAAAGCCGCGGCCGACGCGATGGGGATTATAACCTCGCTGGCCAGTATGGTCGGCCCCAGGCGCTTGGTCTTCATGCCGAACAATCGCTCATTCCAGAGGTAGCTCGCCACATAGCGCGGCGCCTCTTCAATTGCGCCGTTCCGGGACATGTATTGCGTGAAGCGTCTTTCGTCCTCGACGCTGCCGAACTCCAGTAGTACGCCGGCGCTCTTCTTGAATATGCCTGAGCGCATGATCTCGTTGGTATCGCCCAGGTGGTTCTCGTCGAGGTACCGGATGACGTTGGGAACGAGATGCGCTGCCTCCATGTCCGCCGTCAGCCGTGCGATGAAGTCGAAAGCCTCCGCATCGCCCGGGAAATACAGGAGGCGGGGGTATGAACCCTTCGGCAGATCCCGCAGCTTGAGCGTAACTTCGACGATGATGCCGAGCTCGCCCTCGGTGGAGATGAAATAGCTGAAATCGTGATCCGACGGCGACAGCTTCCTGACCTCGCCGCCACCGGTGACGACCGTAATAGACACGATCTGCTTCGACAGGTGGCCGTACCTGAAGCTGTTTATGCCGTAGCCGCCGGTGGATATCCAGCCGCCAACCGTGGAAAATTTGCTTGACGGGTATGTCATCAGGCACAGGCCCTTTTTCTTGGCCAGGATGTCGATATCGCTCCAGCGCGCGCCGGCCTCCACGGTAACGGTCTTATCAGCGGCGTCGATGGCCAGTATGTTGCGGAAGGGCGACAGGTCGATGACGATGCCGGCCCTGGTCGGTATCACGCCGCCGAAGCCCCACGAGGCCGCGCCCCGCGTCACCACGGGCATCTTATGCTCGCCGGCGAAGGCTACGACCTTCCTTATTTCATCGACGCTTTTCGGTTGCACCACGAAATCGGGCAGCGTGCTGAAGAGCGTCCTGGTCATGACCGGCGGCACGTCGCCTATGTCATGGCTGTATAGCTCCCTCTCCTCCTCCTTGCCGAGGACTTTTATGCCGCCCGCTATCTTTTTGAACTCTTCTAATGCCTTCATTTTTATGCCTCTTCACCCGCTATTTAAATCGACTGCTTTAAGAACTATGAGCGTTTTCCCTGAACCGGTAGCCGATATTGCGCACCGTCTCGATGCAGTCGGACTCATCCAGCTTGCTCCTCAGCCTCCTGACGTGCACGTCAACCGTCCTGTCGCCGCCGTAGAAGTCGTAGCCCCACACCTTGTCCAGCAGGGCGTCGCGGCTGAAGACCCTGCCCCGGTTGCTCACCAGGAACTTGAGCAGCTCGTACTCCCTGAAGGTCAGTTCTACGAGCCGGCCCCGGAAGACCACCTCGCACTTCGACGTGTCGATGGCGACCTCGCCGCATGCGATCAGGTCTTTACTATCACCATCGACCCTTCGATTCAGTATCCGGTTTACCCGCACTATCAATTCAGCCGTATCCCAGGGCTCCATAACAAAATCGTCCACGTTCGCAGCTGAATCAAGCACATCGATACTTTTGCTTGAAAGCAGGGTGACCACGGGAAGTCGCGTATCGTCCTTGAGCCGCTTCGGCAGCTTCCGTACTTCGGAACCGGGGGCCGCCCCGTCTATGGCCACGACCGCGAGGTCCGCGGACAGCGCGTCTGAATCCTTGAGGCTGATATCCTCGGCGGAAACGATCGAGCACAGGAAGCCCCCCTCGGCCAGGCCGAGGCTGAGCTCTTCAACGTGCTCCCTGTTCTCCGCTATCATCAATAATCTAAACATGACTGCCGTCCGCTGCCTTGCTCGCTTCAAGTGACTATATTCTTACCGGTATGCCTTTGCCGGCGAGATACTCCTTAACCTCTTTTATCGTATGTTCCCCGTAATGAAATATGCTGGCGGCCAGCACCGCATCAGCCTTGCCTGCGACGAGGGCCTGATACATGTGTTCCAGGTTCCCGGCCCCTCCGCTGGCGATGACCGGAACCGGCACTGCCTCGCTAACAGTGCGGGTCAGCTCCAGGTCATAGCCGGCGCGGTGACCGTCGGCGTCCCAGCTGGTGAGCAGCAGCTCCCCGGCTCCCATATCGACCGCATCCTGCGCCCACTCCACGGCATCGATGTTCGTCCGCTTCCTGCCGCCGTAGGTGCACACCTCCCAAGCATCGCAATCCTCCCCCTCCATGCGCCGCGCGTCGATCGCTACCACGATGCACTGCGAACCGAAGCGTCCGGCCCCTTCCCTTATCAGGTCCGGCGACTGGACGGCAGCCGTGTTTATCGCCACCTTGTCCGCTCCCGCCCGCAACATGCGCTGCATATCGTCAGTGTTCCTCAAACCGCCGCCCACCGTGAGCGGTATGAATACCTTCTCGGCCACGCGCCTCACGATATCCGCCATCGTCTCCCGCCCCTCCGGCGTGGCGCCGATATCCAGAAACACCAGCTCGTCGGCGCCCTGCTCGTAATACATGGCGGCCATCTCTACCGGATCGCCGGCGTCGCGCAGATCGTTAAAGCTTATGCCCTTCACCACGCGGCCGCCTGTCATATCCAGGCAGGGTATGATACGTTTGGTCAGCACCGTCATCTCCATTCTCATTTATCCGCTCTATATCGGAAAGCGGTTGCCGCTTACCGATAACATAATATCAGCAGTTTTTTCACTTGTCAAGATGGTTTGCCAGCAAAAACAAGCGGAAGTTGCTTCCGCTTAAACAAAAGGGCATGCGAACTCCCCCTATGTCATCATACGGCTTGACCGTATGATCCAGATGTCATTCTGAAGGAGCAAAGCGACTGAAGAATCTCGTATCTTCAGCACGCCGGGTGACGAGATGCTTCATTTCATTCAGCATGACAGATGCAAAAAGAGGTGCAGGAGAGTTTTCTCCTGCCGGGGTTACAGGGGTGTCCCCTGTTTTTTTACGCTGTTGAAGGTGAATCTTTCCATACAATGTTGATCATGGAAGGACACGCCGAGCAAGCTAGATCGCCACGTCGTCCTTACATGATTTAAGTGTATGGAATCCTTCCAAGCAACATTGATTCTGGAAGGACTCGCAATGACAGATTAAAAATGTAGGGGCGAGGTCGCCTCGCCCGTTATGGATTCCGTCTTTCGCCGGAATGACGATATAGAGAGGTACCCCGATGAATCGGGCTCGGGGGTTTAGGGGTGTCTGTAGGGGCTTGATTAATCAAGCCCTTCCTTGATTACCAACGTATGGGGGATTTAGGGAGTTCGGTTATTGTTTCCCCCTTGATAAGGGGGACATCGGGGGTTTCGAATGCTGATTTCTATATGACCTCGGAGAACGGCCGCAGGCTTTCATACTCGATCAGGCCGCTCTCGGCGATATTGTCGATTTCCACGCCCTCCTCCACCGCAGCCGCTATAGGATTCAACCCTCCGAACAGTATCATGCCCGCCTGGTTAAGACCCACCGGTATCTGGCATATCTGCTGGCTGACCTCGCCCAATATGCACATGCCCCTGATGCCGGCTTCATTCAGCACGGCCAGCTTTTCCTCCACCGTGGACCTCGCCGGGCCCGGTATGGTGCGGAACACCGCCAGCACCTTGCCAGTGCCGGTTGCGACCATATGGCCCACGCTTGTCATCTTAGCCCTGATATACTGCTCGGACGGATCAAGCGATGAGCCGTGGTACTCGATAATGGCCGTGAAACGCCTCGGGTTCGAGTCTCGGATCTCCAGAACGCCGCCGAATTTGAAGCCAGTGGGCACGCCGGCCCGCAGCAATACGGCGTTTATCGTCACGCTGCAGAGGGTAGCTATTCCTATTTTGCCTTCCGGTATCACTACCGAGCCCAGCTTCTCCCCTTCGCCGGCAACCGCCACCAGGTCGCTGATACATATTTTGGCATTGATGACATCTTCCATGGCATTAAAGGCTTTTTTTGCATCCTTTTTCGCTATTATAGATGTATTTATCGGCAGTAAACCCGTGCGTTTTTCCGGATCGAAGGTCGTCTGGAATGCCATCGTCTCCAGCTTTTCCAGAATGGATCCGACCTGATCGGGAGCCAGGGCCAGCTTGTATTCTTCCAACCCGAGCGGCGTGATCGTCCTGCCGTCATGGCCTTCCGGACGGGTATAACCCCTCTCGTCAGTGATTCTCAAATGATATCGGACGGCTCTCTCGCTCAGGAAGATACCGAACCGTTCAAGCTCCCTTGCTATGGTGGTAGAGCCGACCGGTTTAGACGACTCGCTGAGCACCTTTAGTATGGTGACTATCTTTCTTTCGGTATCGGAACTATCGTTAGTGACCATAGCTCTTCCCCCCTGCTGTAGACATAAACAGCCCAATTATATCACCGCTGCACAAGACTTGAATACAAGTGCAGATTACGAGTTCTTTCTTGCGTTCACCGGGGCTCTGTCCGTCTTCCGCCCCACCCGCTTCTTCCCGCCGTTAAAATCATCGATCATCTCCAAGTAGCGATCGAATATATATAAGTTGTCCTCGGGACCGGGCGATCCTTCGGCGTGATATTGAATAGAGATGATAGGCAGATCTCTATGCATGAGGCCTTCGACGGTACCGTCGTGATGGTTCACATGATTCACCTCGAGGCCCGCGGGAAGCGTATCGGCATCCACAGCGTAACCGTGATTCTGCGCTGTGATGAAGACGCGCCTTGTATGGAGGTCCATCACCGGATGATTCCCGCCGCGATGGCCGAACTTGAGTTTGAACGTGTCAGCCCCCAGCGCCCTGGCGATGAGTTGATGGCCCAGGCATATCCCGAACAAAGGCACCCTGCCAAGGAGCGAACCGACCGTGCGCTCGATGTCATTCAGAACAGCGGGATCGCCGGGACCCGGGGAAATGAGAATACCGTCCGGACTCAGCGACAGTATGTCATCGGCGCTCGCGCTTGACGGTACTATGATGCACCTGCATCCCTTGCCGCTCAATATCCTCGGTATGTTGTACTTCAACCCGCAATCCACCAGTACTATTTGATACGAATACTCCGAGCTGTCAGCATCCCACTCATAGGAAACGCCGGCGGTCACCTGGCTAACGTAGTTGACCGCGCCGAAACGCGGCAAACGCTTGATCTCCTCTTTTGCTTCCTCCGGACTCATCTCAGAGCTGAGGATGCCCATCATCACGCCCTTGGAGCGAAGGCGGCGCACCAGCGACCTGGTATCTATCTCGCTCATCGCCGGTATGCCATTGCTCTCAAGATAATCCTGAAGACTGATGTCGCTCATGGTATGGCTCGGCTCGGTACAGTGTTCGCGGACGATCAGCCCCCTCACCTGTATCTGCTTCGACTCGCCGTCGACCTTATTAATCCCGTAATTGCCGACGAGCGGGTAAGTGAGTACCAGTATCTGCCCCGAGTACGAAGGATCGGTCAGCATCTCCTGATAGCCGTACATGCTGGTATTGAAAACCACCTCGCCGTATGTGGTTTCGACGCCGCCGAACGATTTACCATGGTAGATCGTTCCGTCATCCAGCAGCAGAAAAGACTTTTTATCCATACGCGAACCCCTAGCGGACACCCGCTCCATCGAGCTTCTTCACACCGAACTCCACAAAGTTCTTAAGAAAACGAAGGCCGACGTCGCCGCTTTTCTCCGGGTGGAACTGCGTGGCCACCATGTTGCCGCTGGCGATGACGCTGCAAAAGCTCAGGCCGTAATCGGTCTCGCCGGCTACGATGTTTTTATCCTCGGGCGCCGGATAGTAGCTGTGAACGAAGTAGAAGCACGCTCCGTCAGGAATACCTTCAAATACCGGATGGTTCGACCGTTGCCCTACTTGATTCCATCCCATGTGCGGTATCTTGCTAACGCCTCTCAGCCGGCGCACCTCGCCGCGAACGATGCCCAGACAATCGTGTCCGCCGTTCTCCTCCGTCCTATCGAAGAGTATCTGAAAGCCGATACAGATACCGAGAAACGGACGGCCGCTCATAATGTATCCGGTCAAAGCATCGGCGATGCCCAGGTTTTTCAGGCTCTTCATCGTGTCGCCGGCAGCCCCAACCCCCGGCAATATCAACAGGTCAGCCGCCGCGATATCGTCAGGACTGCTCGTTACCTTCGCCTGATAACCAACGGCGGTCAGGCTGTTGGCAACGCTCCTTATATTGCCCGCGCCGTAATCTACTATCGTTATCATCTCGTATATCCGGCGCGGCGGTAATTGTTCAGCCGACCGCCGCGCTTCCTTACTTTTACTCTCATCGAACCTTTGACAACTTTAACTGCTACTCATACGATCTGAGTCTGGGATATGCGCCGGCGAAGATATTGCCGCTCTTCACCGCGGCACCGACGCCGTATCCGTCATCTCCATAAAGAATCTGCAGAGCCTCATCCTTATAAGCATCCATTAGGTACGGTATCCCCGTTACCTTTGCGCATTCCTCGGTGAGCGACATGATATCGGAACGGCTGATTGACGGCACGTTGAAACACCTGGCCCCGGCCATTATCTGTTGCAGGCCGACCCTTATCTTTTGAGAGAAGCTGTAGACGCCCACTGCGCCCAGCGGTATGCTGCTCATCTCATCTGCCCCAACCATATCCTTCACTTCCTCGTAGCAAACGAATATCTCTTCGGGAGTCGAGCCGAACTGGCTCACGGTGGACGGCAGCTTGCCCTCCCCTATCCACTTGGCGATATTCTTGCCTACCATGCCCGGTATCATGAGCGCGCGACCCATACATACGGCCTTTGAGTACGGAGCGCCGAGCGCCAGCGCCTTGAACACGCCGCTCTCGTTGCTGAAGCCGCCGGCGAATGCTATATCCGGCGGGCGCACGCCCTTATCGGCCAGGCGTTTACAGAAATCGTGTGCCGCGGAATGCAGGTAAATGCTGGGCATGCCCCACTCGACCATCATCTGCCATGGACTCATACCGGTGCCGCCCGAGGCGCCGTCTATTGTCAAAAGGTCTATATTCGCGTTCGCGCCCCACCTGATGGCCATAGCCAGCTCACGCAGGCCGTACGCGCCGGTCTTAAGCGTGATCCGCTTGAAACCCAGGTCCCTCAGCCTCTCTATCTCGGCGAGGAAGCTGTCCTCGTTGAGGAAACCGAGGCGGCTGTGCCTCTCGAATTCCTTAAGCGAACCGTCTTCATACGCCGCTTTCGTTATCGGGTGCGAAGGATCCGGTGTTACTATATAGCCGCGCTTCTGAAGCTCCCGCGCGCGCTCCAGGCTGTTGACCTTTATCTCGCCGCCGATGCACTTGGCGCCCTGGCCCCACTTGAGCTCGATGGTATCGATGCCGTGTTTCTTTATGACATACTCGGCCACTCCCAGCCTGGTGTCCTCGACGTTCATCTGCACCAGCAGCTCGCCGTAGCCCCATTTGTAACGGCGATACCAGTCGACACGGCGGTCCATCTCCGGCGACGACACGATCTTGCCTTTCGCATCGAGTTCGAGCCCGGGATCGATCCCGCACACGTTCTCGCCGCAGACAAGGGTGATGCCGCTCAACGCCGCTCCGACGGCGAAATGCTCCCAGTTCTTGCGGGCGATCTCGGTTGAGCCCAGCGCCCCGGTGAATACCGGCACGGTCATCTTGACCTTGCTGTCACGGCCGTACTCCGTCTCCGTGTTAACCGCCGGGAAGATGGCCGAGTCGGAATCGCCGACGATCCCGTCCGGGAGGCCCTTGGCGCCGCACGCGTATCCCTGAATATTGAGATGCGAGTAATCCACCGGATAGTCCTTATCGCCGCCCGCGGTGATATCGCCGAAAGGCCCCGGGTACAGCAGTTCCCTTCCCCGGAAACTGGCCTTGAATACCTCGCAGTTGCCCGTGCAGTTGTCCACACACCTGCTGCACAGTCCGCTCATCGGCACCACGCTCTTAGATCTGTTCACAGTTCTGGTTGCATCGTTCGCATTCGGTCTATGAAGGTTCATTTTATTTGCCTCCTTTTTCTAACCTTCCTTAATCGTCACGCTTCTTGCAATATGCACATGGCTTTATGCGTCTGGGGATCTGCTAACAGCCTTGCCGATCCGCCGCCGCTTTCCGCCACATTAATGACACGCACTAAATTATCGAATTCGGCGTAATCGGGCAGCAACTCCGCGAATATGCTCCTCGCGCCGTAGAAAAACCCCCTGTTGAACCTGGATTTCTCATCGCCGGGGTAAACCGGAACGTACAGTATGTCCGATTCGACAAGGTCCTGGAAGAAATGCGTCCCGTACGAGAATTCCGGTTTCAAGCCGGATTCCTCACTCCCCACTTCCACCAGAACGGAGACGTTATCTATCTCGGCGTAGGTCACGTTCACGCCCAGGTCGATGTTATTGCTGCCCCACCTGCCCGGCCCCATCGCCATTATCCTGCCTTCATCCCGGCCCAGCAGTTCATTCAGCACACCTATGACCCGCCCCAGCGACCTCTTCCTGTCGATATCGGTTTCGGCGTATCTCTTCGGATCGACGAAAATGATGTGCCTGATATCATCAACTATACCCGCGCTGATAGTGCGCTCCGACGCAAACAGCACCCTGTCTGCGGGAACATCCTCCGGCATACGCACATCGACGCCGCTGGCCCTGGGCACGTGGAGAGCGCGGCATTGCAGCAGGTTGATTGAAATATCCCCTTCTTCATTTAAATAAGCGGTGAACTCGATATCGATCGGCTGGCCCCACGCCTGTTCGAGCCTGTACAGTATTTCTCTTAGAATGGCGACGATTTTTGTCTTCCTGATCAGATTATTGAAGGTCAGGACAAGCTCCAACGTATCCGACAGGGAAGCAGCGCTGTCCCGCACGTACCCGTCGTCGATCTCGGAGGTAACCATGCTCAAGCCGGGATAATCCCTCCCGCCGACCAGATCGCCGAAAATCAGCGTCTCGAACCTGTTGGCTTTAATATTCAGCGCGTCAACAAGTCTCTGCGCGTACTTTGCCACCCCCATTCCAACTTCCGGACGCAGTTCGGGATGGCTCACGGCGATAATTCTCGGATACTCGCCGCTCACGCGATTTACGGCGCGTGTGCCGAGCCCGAACACAAGGCGGATCATCCCCTTCTTAGGGTCGATGCGGTCCGTCCACGCGTACAGATTCCGCGAGAAAGCCACTCCGGCCAGTGTAGGGAAAAAGTATTCTTTATACGGCATTCCCGACACGCGTTGCACCAGGATCGCCATCTGTTCATCGCCTTCGTCCAGACCGCGCCTGCGTCTATACGACAGCGCATCCGGGTTCAGCGCGCTGGCATATACCAGCTTCATCGCCTTAAGAAACGCCTCCATCCTTTCATCCGGCCCCCCCTGGTTGGGACAGAACTCGCTGCGATATTTGCCGGCAAAAGCGTCATTGAACCCGTCCTCCAGCAGGCTGGAGGAACGGACGATTATCGGGGCCTGCCCGTAGTAGTCCAGCATATCCCTGAACTGCTCCATTACATCCGGCGGAAACTTGCCGTTAAGGAACTTCTCCTCGACCCCGGCAAAGTCGTCCCAGGACAGCTTCTCCTGATTCGAAAGCTGCAGCCTGAGTTCGAAGAGCCCGTTATTCACCAGGAACGTAAAGAAGACATCTGAACCTATATAAAACGAGTCGTGCTCCTCAAGTATGCCTTTGAAATCGAAACTATCCTGTGCCGCGGACAGGACGGCGCGGGCCATGAGCATGCCGGCCGATTTGCCGCCTATGCGTCCGGATCCTATGATGCGATGCCTGATATCGAACAGGTCCTCCACGCTCATATATTTGTTCGAAAGTTGGACGAGTTTCCTGTGGCTCCCGATCATCATTCGCGCCAACTCGTCTTTCAGAAGCGCCTTCTCTCTATCGATCTCCGGCGAATCCTTGCCGAGCGTCTCATAGCTCGCCAGCCTGCCGTAGACGCTGTCCCAGGGAGCGATGGATGTCTTCTTCAGGCTTACCGCGTTCCTGCTGGCGGCATTGAGCACGGAGGCAGCCTCGCCGCTGCGAACAACGGGCTCCCACTCATTCGTTCCCATCCTGTGCGGCAGGAACATGTCCGGCGAATGGCGTCCCTGCACCTTTAACGGATGTATATATTTGCTGCCGCTGACATGATATACATCGATGAGCACCTGCGTGACGGCGCGTATCCGCGATACCGCGCCCTGTCCGTGCTGCTCCCTCCTCAGCGAAAAGTAGGCTATGTCGCCCATCTCAAACAGGTGCGGGCATGTTATCTGGAAGAAATTCACCAGCAGCTCATCCGTGGCCCATTCGTCCACCAGCGCCGACAGGTTATCGAAGATAAAGTAGGCATACCTTCCCGTGTCCTCGATAAGCCGGAAGACCTCGCCGCTGAAATAATCGAAGCCCTGACCCGGGTCTATGTCCACGATAACAAGGCCGCGCCTCGGTTTGATTACCGGCGCGTGAGGCGCAAAACGCACGTAAACACACTTATTGCCATCCTTCATCGCGTGTTTAATTAGGGCTTCGGCAAAGAAAGGATAGTCGTCAAGGCTGTCCATCTGCCAAACGACATTGTCTCCCCACCTGAGTCCCTTCAGCAGGTCATCCAGCAGCGGAAGCCCGCTGCCGATTATTTCAGGGCGAACCAATTGCATTTTTGATTTCACCATTGTTGTTACTCTATAGGATATCGGCAACCGCTTTCCGATTACCGCTTTTATATAATAGCAGATTATCTAATTTTGTCAATAGCCTTTTTCGTTAAGCAACAACCGACATCAAAGCAAAAAGCGCCCCAAAGTGATTGTTGGTCAATCGAAATGCCGTCGATGAAGGCGATAGTGCTATAATGCGAGCTTCTGCAGAGTTAAAAAGGCTTTTTAAATTTGTAGTGGCGATTGAGAGCCTTCGACTACGATATCTTTTGCTACATTCATGAATTCACGGAACAACGGATGAGACCGATCGGGGCGTGAGAGGAATTCCGGATGGAACTGGCAAGCGACCATGAAGGGATGGCCTTTGAGTTCGCTTATCTCTACCAGGTATCCATTAGGTGAAAGTCCGCTGAAACACATACCTGCGTCCTCGAACATCTTGCGAAAATCGTTATTAAACTCGTAACGGTGGCGATGGCGCTCATAAATCAGAGGTTCTTTATACGCGGCTGCGGCCTTGGAGCCTGCCGTCAGACAACACTCATATTCGCCGAGCCTCATGGTGCCGCCTATATATTCGATGCCTCGCTGCTCCGGAAGCAGATCTATAACCGGGTAGGCGGTTTTGGAATCGCATTCGGTGGTATTGGGCTCATCCGATCCCAGGATATGCCGAGCGAATTCAATAACCATAACCTGCATACCCAAACACAAACCAAGATAAGGTATTCCGTGAGTGCGGGCGTATCTTGCCGCGATTATCATGCCTTCGATGCCCCTGATTCCGAATCCGCCCGGCACGACGATGCCCTGA
The Dehalococcoidia bacterium genome window above contains:
- a CDS encoding FAD-binding protein; this translates as MKALEEFKKIAGGIKVLGKEEERELYSHDIGDVPPVMTRTLFSTLPDFVVQPKSVDEIRKVVAFAGEHKMPVVTRGAASWGFGGVIPTRAGIVIDLSPFRNILAIDAADKTVTVEAGARWSDIDILAKKKGLCLMTYPSSKFSTVGGWISTGGYGINSFRYGHLSKQIVSITVVTGGGEVRKLSPSDHDFSYFISTEGELGIIVEVTLKLRDLPKGSYPRLLYFPGDAEAFDFIARLTADMEAAHLVPNVIRYLDENHLGDTNEIMRSGIFKKSAGVLLEFGSVEDERRFTQYMSRNGAIEEAPRYVASYLWNERLFGMKTKRLGPTILASEVIIPIASAAAFIKRAKKIGGHFGVEICIDSYIIDARKVLVMATFLCDSRKKKYYINLPLVSILTSVAVSLGAEPYGLGLWNAAFIKHLYIGDKLDELKAFKAKADPNNILNPGKFFGVGARGVSSLVFRPAVYGPAMRLLVLTAPVIGKAATTFLGKDRKIDSLDYELSMHACAKCGNCMAVCPAYLVTGNEGMTAKGKIALAKKLLDGKEVTPEEAANAFMCMHCRACEEVCQTNLELMMLWDALEGRLEARFGRPEAEIAEFLKHVDESKEYWERVENGTAALRV
- a CDS encoding response regulator transcription factor is translated as MFRLLMIAENREHVEELSLGLAEGGFLCSIVSAEDISLKDSDALSADLAVVAIDGAAPGSEVRKLPKRLKDDTRLPVVTLLSSKSIDVLDSAANVDDFVMEPWDTAELIVRVNRILNRRVDGDSKDLIACGEVAIDTSKCEVVFRGRLVELTFREYELLKFLVSNRGRVFSRDALLDKVWGYDFYGGDRTVDVHVRRLRSKLDESDCIETVRNIGYRFRENAHSS
- the hisF gene encoding imidazole glycerol phosphate synthase subunit HisF, with amino-acid sequence MLTKRIIPCLDMTGGRVVKGISFNDLRDAGDPVEMAAMYYEQGADELVFLDIGATPEGRETMADIVRRVAEKVFIPLTVGGGLRNTDDMQRMLRAGADKVAINTAAVQSPDLIREGAGRFGSQCIVVAIDARRMEGEDCDAWEVCTYGGRKRTNIDAVEWAQDAVDMGAGELLLTSWDADGHRAGYDLELTRTVSEAVPVPVIASGGAGNLEHMYQALVAGKADAVLAASIFHYGEHTIKEVKEYLAGKGIPVRI
- a CDS encoding NrpR regulatory domain-containing protein; translated protein: MVTNDSSDTERKIVTILKVLSESSKPVGSTTIARELERFGIFLSERAVRYHLRITDERGYTRPEGHDGRTITPLGLEEYKLALAPDQVGSILEKLETMAFQTTFDPEKRTGLLPINTSIIAKKDAKKAFNAMEDVINAKICISDLVAVAGEGEKLGSVVIPEGKIGIATLCSVTINAVLLRAGVPTGFKFGGVLEIRDSNPRRFTAIIEYHGSSLDPSEQYIRAKMTSVGHMVATGTGKVLAVFRTIPGPARSTVEEKLAVLNEAGIRGMCILGEVSQQICQIPVGLNQAGMILFGGLNPIAAAVEEGVEIDNIAESGLIEYESLRPFSEVI
- the carA gene encoding glutamine-hydrolyzing carbamoyl-phosphate synthase small subunit, which codes for MDKKSFLLLDDGTIYHGKSFGGVETTYGEVVFNTSMYGYQEMLTDPSYSGQILVLTYPLVGNYGINKVDGESKQIQVRGLIVREHCTEPSHTMSDISLQDYLESNGIPAMSEIDTRSLVRRLRSKGVMMGILSSEMSPEEAKEEIKRLPRFGAVNYVSQVTAGVSYEWDADSSEYSYQIVLVDCGLKYNIPRILSGKGCRCIIVPSSASADDILSLSPDGILISPGPGDPAVLNDIERTVGSLLGRVPLFGICLGHQLIARALGADTFKLKFGHRGGNHPVMDLHTRRVFITAQNHGYAVDADTLPAGLEVNHVNHHDGTVEGLMHRDLPIISIQYHAEGSPGPEDNLYIFDRYLEMIDDFNGGKKRVGRKTDRAPVNARKNS
- the hisH gene encoding imidazole glycerol phosphate synthase subunit HisH; this encodes MITIVDYGAGNIRSVANSLTAVGYQAKVTSSPDDIAAADLLILPGVGAAGDTMKSLKNLGIADALTGYIMSGRPFLGICIGFQILFDRTEENGGHDCLGIVRGEVRRLRGVSKIPHMGWNQVGQRSNHPVFEGIPDGACFYFVHSYYPAPEDKNIVAGETDYGLSFCSVIASGNMVATQFHPEKSGDVGLRFLKNFVEFGVKKLDGAGVR
- a CDS encoding FMN-binding glutamate synthase family protein, giving the protein MNLHRPNANDATRTVNRSKSVVPMSGLCSRCVDNCTGNCEVFKASFRGRELLYPGPFGDITAGGDKDYPVDYSHLNIQGYACGAKGLPDGIVGDSDSAIFPAVNTETEYGRDSKVKMTVPVFTGALGSTEIARKNWEHFAVGAALSGITLVCGENVCGIDPGLELDAKGKIVSSPEMDRRVDWYRRYKWGYGELLVQMNVEDTRLGVAEYVIKKHGIDTIELKWGQGAKCIGGEIKVNSLERARELQKRGYIVTPDPSHPITKAAYEDGSLKEFERHSRLGFLNEDSFLAEIERLRDLGFKRITLKTGAYGLRELAMAIRWGANANIDLLTIDGASGGTGMSPWQMMVEWGMPSIYLHSAAHDFCKRLADKGVRPPDIAFAGGFSNESGVFKALALGAPYSKAVCMGRALMIPGMVGKNIAKWIGEGKLPSTVSQFGSTPEEIFVCYEEVKDMVGADEMSSIPLGAVGVYSFSQKIRVGLQQIMAGARCFNVPSISRSDIMSLTEECAKVTGIPYLMDAYKDEALQILYGDDGYGVGAAVKSGNIFAGAYPRLRSYE
- a CDS encoding PEP/pyruvate-binding domain-containing protein, translating into MVKSKMQLVRPEIIGSGLPLLDDLLKGLRWGDNVVWQMDSLDDYPFFAEALIKHAMKDGNKCVYVRFAPHAPVIKPRRGLVIVDIDPGQGFDYFSGEVFRLIEDTGRYAYFIFDNLSALVDEWATDELLVNFFQITCPHLFEMGDIAYFSLRREQHGQGAVSRIRAVTQVLIDVYHVSGSKYIHPLKVQGRHSPDMFLPHRMGTNEWEPVVRSGEAASVLNAASRNAVSLKKTSIAPWDSVYGRLASYETLGKDSPEIDREKALLKDELARMMIGSHRKLVQLSNKYMSVEDLFDIRHRIIGSGRIGGKSAGMLMARAVLSAAQDSFDFKGILEEHDSFYIGSDVFFTFLVNNGLFELRLQLSNQEKLSWDDFAGVEEKFLNGKFPPDVMEQFRDMLDYYGQAPIIVRSSSLLEDGFNDAFAGKYRSEFCPNQGGPDERMEAFLKAMKLVYASALNPDALSYRRRRGLDEGDEQMAILVQRVSGMPYKEYFFPTLAGVAFSRNLYAWTDRIDPKKGMIRLVFGLGTRAVNRVSGEYPRIIAVSHPELRPEVGMGVAKYAQRLVDALNIKANRFETLIFGDLVGGRDYPGLSMVTSEIDDGYVRDSAASLSDTLELVLTFNNLIRKTKIVAILREILYRLEQAWGQPIDIEFTAYLNEEGDISINLLQCRALHVPRASGVDVRMPEDVPADRVLFASERTISAGIVDDIRHIIFVDPKRYAETDIDRKRSLGRVIGVLNELLGRDEGRIMAMGPGRWGSNNIDLGVNVTYAEIDNVSVLVEVGSEESGLKPEFSYGTHFFQDLVESDILYVPVYPGDEKSRFNRGFFYGARSIFAELLPDYAEFDNLVRVINVAESGGGSARLLADPQTHKAMCILQEA